From a region of the Rhipicephalus microplus isolate Deutch F79 chromosome X, USDA_Rmic, whole genome shotgun sequence genome:
- the LOC142776198 gene encoding zinc finger protein 862-like: MGKWAKYARKYQKEWENNEDFRDWLTSSSENKGDGTDMAYCKVCDCKLRPHLQDLKLHTTRNKHVENIKRMKLAAVTKPIDSHFKPGPSKPTGMELKVAELRLAAHVAVHSSLSTADHLAPLLASTFPESKVASGVTLGRTKCTALVSKVLGPTFREMLLEDIGEQPYSLIVDESTDISCEKELGVVVRYFSKRANDFLTRFLGLISITDASATGMFNELKSFLESCNLDLKRCVGIGTDGASVMCGRNHSLYSLMRDENPKLILAKCTCHSLHLACSEATAALPANIEFLVRECYNWFSCSPKRREQYRRIYSAINDCDPLKLISIANTRWLSVATAVNCIIDQWSELRLHFGLVQNTERCYTARLLHEMFEDEKNHLYLLFAQPIIMEFDKVNRLFQSENPDPVKLFEDLELLVKSMLL, encoded by the exons ATGGGAAAGTGGGCGAAATACGCTCGAAAATACCAAAAAGAATGGGAAAACAACGAAGACTTCAGAG ACTGGCTCACGTCGTCAAGCGAGAACAAAGGAGACGGCACGGACATGGCGTACTGCAAGGTATGCGACTGCAAGCTGCGACCACACCTGCAAGACCTGAAGCTGCACACCACAAGAAACAAGCACGTAGAAAATATCAAAAGGATGAAGCTGGCTGCTGTCACCAAACCTATCGACTCGCATTTCAAGCCCGGACCCTCGAAGCCTACAGGAATGGAGTTAAAAGTTGCGGAGCTGCGCCTTGCGGCACACGTCGCCGTGCACAGTTCACTCTCCACAGCCGACCACTTGGCTCCACTCTTGGCAAGCACGTTTCCGGAATCAAAAGTTGCTTCCGGAGTGACGTTGGGACGCACGAAATGCACAGCTTTAGTGTCGAAGGTCCTAGGGCCTACTTTTCGGGAGATGTTGCTCGAAGACATAGGAGAGCAGCCGTACTCACTGATAGTGGACGAAAGCACTGACATATCTTGCGAGAAAGAATTAGGAGTCGTTGTCCGCTACTTTTCCAAGCGTGCCAATGATTTCCTAACCCGGTTTCTTGGGCTCATTTCGATAACAGATGCTTCTGCTACGGGAATGTTCAACGAACTGAAATCATTTCTTGAGTCGTGTAACTTGGACCTAAAAAGGTGTGTTGGCATCGGCACGGACGGTGCGAGTGTGATGTGTGGACGGAACCATTCGTTGTATTCCCTGATGAGAGACGAAAACCCTAAGCTGATTCTTGCAAAATGCACATGCCATTCCCTTCATCTAGCCTGCAGTGAAGCGACTGCTGCTCTCCCAGCTAACATAGAGTTCCTCGTGCGGGAATGCTATAACTGGTTTTCATGTTCGCCGAAGCGGCGAGAGCAGTATCGCCGGATCTATTCCGCGATCAATGACTGCGACCCACTCAAGCTCATCAGCATAGCTAACACAAGGTGGCTCAGTGTCGCTACCGCAGTAAATTGCATTATTGACCAGTGGAGCGAACTGCGTTTGCATTTCGGACTAGTGCAAAATACTGAGCGGTGCTATACTGCACGACTACTGCATGAGATGTTTGAGGACGAAAAAAACCATTTGTACCTCCTTTTCGCTCAGCCCATCATAATGGAATTTGACAAAGTGAACAGGTTATTCCAATCCGAAAATCCTGACCCGGTCAAGCTTTTTGAAGACTTGGAGTTGCTCGTCAAGTCAATGCTGTTGTGA